A single region of the Sulfolobales archaeon genome encodes:
- a CDS encoding ATP-binding cassette domain-containing protein yields the protein MLSIEKLDAYYGKAHVLHSISLSVDRGDLIAILGRNGVGKTTLLKAIMGIEVIRKGRILFKGIDISRLRTYEISRLGILYVPDDAGLFQGMNVLENLRLAAGKKDIDLSLLEEIYPEIRGLLNRRADLLSGGERKIVSILRCLLTNTDLLLLDEPTEGVMPIMVKKIYSMLNNLRKMGKTIVMVESGTKLNAIAEIATKIGVMSGGKIVYMNTRDKALEEAEIIRKHLFI from the coding sequence ATGCTATCTATAGAGAAGCTAGACGCTTATTACGGAAAGGCGCATGTGCTTCATAGCATCAGCCTCTCAGTAGATAGGGGAGATCTAATAGCTATACTTGGGAGGAATGGTGTTGGCAAGACAACCCTTTTAAAGGCTATAATGGGTATTGAGGTTATTAGAAAGGGTAGGATCCTGTTTAAGGGTATAGATATATCTAGGCTAAGGACATACGAGATATCCAGGCTAGGCATCCTCTATGTGCCAGATGATGCAGGGTTATTCCAGGGGATGAATGTTCTTGAGAATCTAAGGCTGGCTGCTGGTAAAAAGGATATAGATCTATCTCTCCTCGAAGAGATCTATCCTGAGATAAGGGGGCTTCTAAATAGAAGAGCGGATCTTTTGAGTGGGGGTGAGAGAAAGATAGTATCCATCCTGAGATGCCTTCTAACAAACACAGATCTTCTTTTATTAGACGAGCCAACAGAGGGTGTGATGCCTATAATGGTTAAGAAGATATATTCCATGCTGAATAATCTCAGGAAGATGGGTAAAACCATTGTAATGGTTGAGTCGGGCACGAAGCTTAACGCTATAGCGGAGATCGCTACCAAGATAGGCGTTATGAGTGGAGGTAAAATAGTATATATGAATACTAGGGATAAAGCCCTTGAAGAGGCAGAGATAATTAGGAAACATCTATTCATATAA
- a CDS encoding ABC transporter ATP-binding protein, translating into MEGEEILRVENLVKRFGSFTALNKVSLSIRGDGVTAIIGPNGAGKTTLINVITGRLKPDSGKVFFMGRDITGASPHKIVRLGIARTFQVINLFSSLTVYQNVLVSSLSRRDGDVDVNGIIKRLGLEGYRDVEVYRLPHGVQRLVEIAVALATKPRLLLLDEPMAGLNVDEKREVASLITDLSKQIPVVLVEHDMDVVFSISKRVIVMNRGEVIADGSPSEIAENKYVREIYLGV; encoded by the coding sequence TTGGAGGGCGAGGAGATACTCAGGGTTGAGAATCTAGTTAAGAGATTCGGTAGCTTCACAGCTCTAAACAAGGTGAGCCTATCGATAAGGGGGGATGGTGTAACAGCGATAATAGGGCCTAACGGTGCTGGCAAGACAACCCTTATAAATGTTATAACAGGTAGGCTGAAACCAGATTCAGGCAAGGTGTTCTTCATGGGTAGGGATATAACTGGGGCTAGCCCCCATAAGATTGTTAGGCTGGGTATTGCAAGAACATTCCAGGTTATAAATCTCTTCAGCAGCTTAACTGTCTATCAAAATGTACTTGTATCATCACTCTCCAGAAGGGATGGAGATGTAGATGTTAATGGTATAATAAAGAGGCTTGGCCTTGAGGGCTATAGAGATGTGGAGGTATATAGGCTTCCCCACGGCGTTCAAAGGCTTGTAGAGATCGCTGTGGCTCTCGCTACCAAGCCGAGGCTCTTGCTTCTCGACGAGCCCATGGCTGGTCTTAATGTTGATGAGAAGAGGGAGGTGGCCTCGCTCATAACAGATCTCTCGAAGCAGATCCCAGTGGTGCTTGTGGAACACGATATGGATGTTGTGTTCAGCATCTCTAAGAGGGTTATAGTTATGAATAGGGGTGAGGTTATAGCAGACGGATCTCCGAGTGAGATAGCTGAGAACAAATACGTTAGAGAGATATATCTGGGTGTCTAG
- a CDS encoding branched-chain amino acid ABC transporter permease, with protein MISRLSRLDPHIYALAILCVVVASIPIFRDPFYMYMASLFMILSMFSLSYNILFGYAGLLSFGHALFYAAGAYALAIFTRDVYRDPLVGTAVAIGVSLALSLIIGFLTLRHSRIYFSMLTLAFGMLLYALLLKWRSFTGGSDGISGIPRLGVLINISDPIARYYYIYIFFLVALVSLYILHRSKLGLLIRSLGANEDFVPFTGHSIFRLRMVAFIISGTVAGAAGALYAILMGAITPDLAYWTTGAEPLLATLIGGAQFFTGPIIGSLVVIFLTTYVARWADIWQLILGSILAALILGSRGGILEVVDRLWRARRYSGLRI; from the coding sequence ATGATATCGAGACTCTCTAGGCTAGACCCACATATATATGCTCTAGCCATTCTATGTGTTGTAGTAGCGTCTATACCTATTTTTAGAGATCCATTCTATATGTATATGGCATCGCTATTCATGATCCTATCTATGTTCTCACTATCATATAACATTTTATTTGGATACGCCGGCCTCCTAAGCTTTGGCCATGCCCTCTTCTATGCTGCTGGTGCCTATGCTCTAGCAATATTTACTAGAGACGTGTATAGAGATCCTCTTGTGGGAACGGCAGTAGCTATAGGTGTTTCTCTAGCCCTATCTCTTATAATAGGCTTTCTAACCCTGAGGCATAGCAGGATATACTTCTCAATGCTAACCCTTGCTTTTGGCATGCTACTATATGCTCTACTCCTCAAATGGAGATCATTTACAGGGGGTAGCGATGGTATCTCGGGTATTCCAAGGCTAGGGGTGCTGATCAATATATCAGATCCTATTGCGAGATATTATTACATCTATATTTTCTTCTTAGTAGCCTTGGTATCTCTATATATATTACATAGATCTAAGCTAGGTCTTCTAATCAGAAGCCTAGGTGCTAACGAGGATTTCGTTCCATTCACAGGCCACTCTATCTTTAGGCTGAGGATGGTTGCATTTATAATATCTGGTACAGTAGCAGGAGCTGCGGGAGCTCTCTACGCTATCTTGATGGGCGCGATAACCCCAGATCTGGCTTATTGGACTACAGGTGCTGAGCCCCTCCTAGCAACCCTGATCGGGGGTGCTCAATTCTTTACAGGTCCTATCATAGGATCTCTAGTTGTTATATTCCTCACAACATATGTAGCTAGATGGGCTGATATATGGCAGCTTATCCTAGGCTCGATCCTCGCAGCACTGATCCTGGGATCCAGGGGAGGTATTTTAGAGGTGGTGGATAGGCTTTGGAGGGCGAGGAGATACTCAGGGTTGAGAATCTAG